Proteins encoded in a region of the uncultured Paludibaculum sp. genome:
- a CDS encoding FAD-dependent oxidoreductase produces MRLLVGLVVLSMSMVPGRAAEKTYDVVIAGAGTGGVSAAIEAARHGASVALLEETDWIGGQMTAAGVSNMDEQYQNVQSGLYWEFLSRVQAQYAAQGKTISTCYWSDRSHCFEPRVGQNILYEMIAEARKQGHTLDVLLRTKVARVLATGNRVEGIVTSAGTTIRSKVLIDATEYGDVLPLVPGEYRIGKYTGKNVDPNGCVQWITYTAVVKKYPNGVPEELRMKNPPPGYAEVREKFARQIQTDGNPVNRVLPVNWAIHNGYRGLPDSSSPESYTGREPERITKTVLNWFNDFPVPISWFDHANRKRVNCEAKLKTLQFLYYVQHDLQEPLWSVANDEGYDTPYNREENLCENIPEEFKAIERHFPVMPYVRESRRLVGVHTLTAADIRREGVPAIASHTFASSIALGDYAVDLHGCAEEPTLEFELERSTDRPAGFLGGLFQVPIETLIPQSTDGFLAAEKNISQTRLANGATRLQPITMLTGQAAGLLAALAVESGIPPRKVSVAKVQKILLDEKSALSLAQFQDVPRGHELWPAVQLATARGWMSGVDRGHFGPAEPVKRRTAAVILAERAELNEFPPSRPRVWRSSPGARASFEDVPLYDQDAGEIEALRKVGATTACSTQPLQFCPDAPITRAEFVEMLSKVLKRAVPQPSDVSRPITRGEVASLLAATAAEQQGYGEAAPVPVQASYAGVYGAPQRSTLTVVFEDNKLFARAGDDVWFRLYPTSASEFVATANTAHWMFVKDADGRVSEVVARSGSTEIRRRRIP; encoded by the coding sequence ATGCGATTGCTGGTTGGCCTTGTGGTTCTGTCGATGTCGATGGTGCCCGGACGGGCGGCCGAGAAGACTTACGACGTAGTGATCGCAGGGGCGGGTACGGGCGGCGTGTCCGCCGCGATTGAGGCTGCCCGGCACGGCGCGTCGGTCGCTCTGCTCGAAGAGACCGATTGGATCGGCGGCCAGATGACGGCCGCTGGCGTCTCGAATATGGACGAGCAGTACCAAAACGTCCAGTCCGGCCTCTATTGGGAGTTCCTCAGCCGCGTGCAGGCGCAGTACGCCGCGCAAGGCAAAACGATCTCCACCTGCTATTGGAGCGACAGGTCCCACTGCTTCGAGCCGCGCGTCGGGCAGAATATTCTTTACGAGATGATCGCGGAAGCGCGCAAACAAGGGCACACGCTCGATGTGCTGTTGCGGACGAAGGTGGCGCGAGTTCTCGCCACAGGCAATCGGGTCGAAGGCATCGTGACTTCGGCCGGCACTACCATTCGCAGCAAAGTGCTGATTGATGCGACCGAATACGGAGACGTCCTACCTTTGGTTCCGGGCGAGTACCGGATCGGCAAGTACACGGGCAAGAACGTCGATCCGAACGGCTGCGTCCAGTGGATCACCTACACGGCCGTTGTGAAGAAGTATCCGAACGGCGTGCCCGAAGAACTCCGGATGAAGAACCCACCGCCGGGGTATGCGGAGGTCCGCGAGAAATTCGCCCGCCAGATACAGACGGACGGCAATCCCGTGAATCGCGTCCTGCCGGTGAATTGGGCGATTCACAACGGCTATCGCGGGTTGCCGGATTCCTCGAGTCCCGAGAGCTACACAGGCCGGGAACCGGAGAGGATCACAAAAACGGTCCTCAATTGGTTCAACGATTTCCCCGTTCCAATTTCCTGGTTCGACCATGCCAATCGCAAGAGGGTCAACTGCGAGGCCAAGTTGAAGACGCTGCAGTTCCTCTACTATGTCCAGCACGATTTGCAGGAGCCGCTTTGGTCGGTAGCGAACGACGAAGGTTACGACACGCCCTATAATCGCGAGGAGAATCTCTGCGAGAACATTCCGGAGGAGTTCAAGGCGATCGAACGGCACTTCCCCGTGATGCCCTATGTTCGCGAGAGCCGGCGCCTGGTTGGGGTCCACACGTTGACGGCCGCCGACATCCGGCGCGAGGGCGTGCCCGCCATAGCGTCCCATACATTCGCGAGCTCGATCGCACTGGGTGACTATGCGGTCGACCTGCATGGTTGTGCCGAAGAGCCGACGCTCGAGTTCGAACTGGAGCGGTCCACGGATCGTCCCGCGGGCTTCCTGGGCGGGCTGTTCCAAGTACCCATCGAGACGCTGATCCCGCAGTCCACCGATGGGTTTCTCGCCGCGGAGAAAAACATCTCCCAGACACGCCTCGCCAACGGAGCCACCCGCCTGCAACCGATCACGATGCTGACCGGGCAGGCCGCGGGCCTGTTGGCTGCGCTGGCGGTGGAGAGCGGCATTCCTCCTCGCAAGGTGAGTGTCGCGAAGGTTCAGAAGATCCTGTTGGACGAGAAAAGCGCACTGTCGCTGGCGCAGTTTCAGGATGTTCCAAGGGGCCACGAGTTGTGGCCCGCTGTGCAGCTGGCCACCGCGCGGGGCTGGATGAGCGGAGTCGATAGAGGGCATTTCGGCCCGGCCGAGCCGGTGAAACGGCGTACGGCCGCGGTGATTCTGGCGGAGAGGGCGGAGCTCAATGAATTTCCTCCTTCCCGGCCCAGGGTTTGGCGGTCATCGCCAGGCGCCCGTGCTTCCTTCGAGGACGTTCCGCTCTATGACCAGGACGCCGGCGAGATCGAAGCGCTCAGGAAAGTGGGAGCGACCACGGCCTGCTCGACGCAGCCGCTACAGTTCTGTCCGGACGCGCCGATCACACGCGCGGAGTTCGTGGAAATGCTCTCGAAAGTCCTGAAGAGAGCGGTCCCACAGCCGTCGGATGTGAGCCGCCCGATCACGCGCGGCGAGGTGGCCAGTTTGCTGGCCGCCACGGCAGCGGAGCAGCAGGGATACGGCGAGGCCGCGCCTGTGCCGGTCCAAGCGTCGTATGCCGGTGTGTATGGGGCTCCGCAGCGTTCCACTCTGACTGTCGTCTTTGAAGACAACAAGCTCTTTGCGCGCGCCGGTGACGATGTGTGGTTTCGACTCTACCCCACGTCGGCGTCGGAGTTCGTTGCGACAGCGAATACCGCGCATTGGATGTTCGTGAAAGACGCGGATGGGCGCGTGAGCGAAGTTGTCGCTCGATCGGGCAGCACTGAGATACGGCGCCGCCGGATACCCTAG
- a CDS encoding family 16 glycoside hydrolase, protein MRGLLSVTVAAGLSAALLMPFDATAGQSFALDSVQGLQPHDVTVAAVTYQGRKAVRVMPAVAATAELSAPKNGEGGGIVVLPATEFQDGAIEVEVAGKPRAGAVADARGFVGVAFRVAADPAKYECFYIRPTNGRADDQLRRNHSAQYISMPEYEWSRLRKESPGLYESYVDLVPGEWTKMKVEVRGTKARLYVNDAPQPVLVVNDLKHGNGKGAVALWIGLGTEAYFANLRLSN, encoded by the coding sequence ATGCGTGGTCTTCTTTCTGTTACGGTCGCGGCCGGATTGAGCGCTGCGTTGCTGATGCCCTTCGACGCGACGGCCGGGCAATCCTTCGCACTGGATTCCGTCCAGGGACTGCAGCCGCACGATGTCACGGTGGCGGCGGTCACTTACCAGGGCCGCAAAGCTGTCCGCGTGATGCCGGCGGTGGCCGCGACTGCGGAACTGTCGGCCCCGAAGAACGGCGAGGGCGGCGGCATTGTTGTACTGCCAGCCACCGAGTTCCAGGACGGCGCGATCGAGGTGGAAGTGGCGGGCAAACCTCGGGCCGGCGCGGTAGCCGATGCCCGCGGGTTCGTCGGGGTCGCGTTCCGAGTCGCGGCGGACCCGGCGAAATACGAGTGCTTCTACATCCGTCCCACCAACGGTCGCGCCGACGACCAACTGCGGCGCAATCACTCGGCGCAGTATATCTCCATGCCGGAGTACGAGTGGTCCAGACTGCGTAAGGAGTCCCCCGGGCTGTACGAGTCGTATGTAGACCTGGTGCCGGGCGAGTGGACCAAGATGAAGGTCGAAGTAAGGGGCACCAAAGCGCGGCTGTACGTGAACGACGCACCACAGCCTGTGCTGGTGGTGAACGACCTCAAGCACGGAAACGGCAAGGGCGCCGTGGCGCTGTGGATCGGGCTGGGCACTGAAGCGTATTTCGCCAACCTGCGCCTGTCAAATTGA
- a CDS encoding IPT/TIG domain-containing protein: MLSRSTLKFLPHAVLLLVSVASTAGAQTPWLGGIYPNPVDAGGPTFTTPVLGGGFVSGAVVYWDGKPLPTTFTDSGHLQVTIASNLIALCGKFTMVVKNPNGVATNSTGIGVRPILLTVGPPVPSRLAPATVTVTGRGFVPSNVLMLSAGLAATLQTSYINSTTLTAVVPEYIAATPARAMVQVYDPPTQTFSSEELLVIGNPPTFDSMTPTGAAVDGPGLTLTVAGAGFVPGAAVRWGSTRVPTVFVNSTQLLATIDASLLRRSVVQYSPSSPISGISLFVVNPDGGLSERRVFYPREATPQISRFDPTSAFAGGPSLTLNVSGANYYSGSLVKFNGVKLATQFVNSTQLSAAVPASLLGKAMLASVEVVNGEWFMSSGVSSGSFGFLINAPTLESVSPASVTAGVTSFTLTANGTGFFSGHSILWNGSKLTTQYINPNCLSAVVDAGLVTAPGSVDIVVAGPSGATSYTAGFRIDPLPPAIGSLNPTSIAPGSPVFTLTVRGSNFIASAVVQWNGVALPTSFVGPEELTATVASDLVARSVAATITVGTSAGVSNPLPFAVTTGQPVVKSGGVGNSFSREPALAPGGLMTIYGENLAAQSASAEGYPLPMTLGGTSVTINGQAVPLLEASPAQLKVQVPFEISPGTGNLLIAVNGLQSDVTRITIQEIAPGTLAMQDSNHALAVNHPTGTQNSAQTPAHPGEYVIAYMTGQGRVDSSITTGEAAPDEPLLVPVAQLEAKVGGQPAEIASAGLVPGKAGLLQVNLKIPQIDPGERILEVSIGGVRSNSTVLSVGESQSSVSQSDAIRSGSRR; encoded by the coding sequence ATGCTGTCTCGGTCCACGCTCAAGTTCCTGCCCCATGCAGTTCTGCTTCTGGTTTCAGTTGCGTCTACGGCTGGTGCCCAGACGCCCTGGCTCGGCGGAATCTATCCCAATCCGGTCGACGCGGGGGGGCCGACTTTCACGACGCCGGTTCTCGGGGGAGGCTTTGTCAGCGGCGCCGTGGTCTATTGGGACGGGAAGCCCCTGCCTACAACATTTACAGATTCCGGACATTTGCAGGTTACGATTGCCAGCAACCTCATCGCTCTGTGTGGGAAGTTCACAATGGTTGTGAAGAATCCGAACGGAGTGGCCACGAATTCGACGGGGATCGGCGTGCGGCCCATCCTCCTGACGGTCGGCCCCCCAGTTCCAAGTCGTCTGGCACCGGCAACAGTGACCGTCACTGGGAGAGGCTTCGTACCGTCCAATGTCCTGATGCTCTCGGCCGGCCTGGCGGCGACACTACAAACCTCATACATAAACTCGACCACACTCACGGCAGTCGTGCCGGAGTACATCGCTGCGACCCCCGCCAGGGCAATGGTGCAGGTCTACGATCCCCCGACCCAGACTTTTTCGAGCGAAGAGCTGCTAGTCATTGGCAATCCGCCAACCTTCGACTCCATGACCCCGACCGGAGCTGCGGTCGACGGGCCGGGCCTTACCTTGACTGTTGCGGGGGCGGGATTCGTGCCAGGTGCGGCTGTACGATGGGGGTCGACCCGCGTGCCGACGGTGTTCGTGAACTCGACCCAACTGCTTGCGACCATCGATGCCTCGCTACTCAGGCGTTCCGTCGTCCAATACAGCCCGAGCAGTCCGATTTCAGGTATTTCGCTCTTCGTTGTCAACCCCGATGGCGGATTGTCCGAACGTCGGGTGTTCTACCCGCGGGAGGCGACCCCGCAGATCTCGAGGTTCGATCCTACGTCTGCCTTTGCGGGAGGGCCATCACTCACGCTGAACGTCAGCGGAGCAAACTACTACAGCGGGTCGTTAGTGAAGTTCAATGGCGTGAAGTTGGCCACGCAGTTCGTCAATTCGACCCAGCTGAGTGCAGCCGTGCCGGCATCGCTTCTAGGCAAGGCGATGCTAGCCTCCGTTGAGGTCGTGAACGGGGAGTGGTTCATGAGCTCTGGTGTGTCCTCAGGCAGTTTTGGATTCCTGATCAACGCGCCCACTCTCGAAAGCGTAAGCCCTGCGAGTGTTACGGCTGGAGTGACAAGCTTCACGCTTACAGCGAATGGAACGGGCTTCTTCTCGGGCCATTCCATCCTATGGAACGGCTCGAAGCTGACCACACAGTACATTAACCCGAATTGCCTAAGCGCTGTGGTCGACGCAGGCTTGGTGACGGCGCCGGGCTCGGTTGACATAGTTGTCGCGGGCCCAAGCGGGGCCACTTCTTACACGGCCGGGTTCCGGATCGACCCATTGCCGCCGGCTATCGGGTCGCTAAACCCCACATCGATCGCCCCAGGCAGCCCGGTGTTCACCCTGACCGTTCGCGGCTCCAACTTCATCGCCAGTGCCGTTGTTCAGTGGAACGGCGTCGCGCTGCCGACGTCATTTGTCGGACCGGAAGAACTGACGGCCACCGTGGCGTCGGACCTTGTAGCCCGCTCCGTTGCCGCCACGATCACCGTCGGGACGTCCGCCGGAGTTTCGAACCCGCTCCCCTTCGCGGTAACCACAGGGCAGCCCGTCGTGAAGTCCGGGGGCGTGGGCAATTCCTTCAGTCGAGAGCCCGCACTGGCGCCCGGCGGCCTGATGACAATCTACGGAGAGAACCTGGCCGCTCAGTCTGCTTCGGCGGAAGGCTACCCGCTCCCGATGACGCTGGGCGGAACATCGGTAACGATTAACGGGCAAGCCGTTCCGCTGCTGGAAGCCAGTCCGGCTCAACTGAAGGTCCAGGTGCCTTTCGAGATCTCACCCGGTACCGGAAACCTCCTGATCGCGGTTAATGGTCTTCAGTCCGACGTGACCCGCATCACCATCCAGGAAATAGCGCCCGGTACTCTGGCGATGCAGGACTCCAACCACGCACTGGCGGTAAATCACCCCACCGGCACGCAGAATTCGGCCCAAACTCCCGCCCATCCCGGAGAGTATGTCATCGCGTATATGACCGGACAAGGGCGCGTCGATAGTTCAATCACCACAGGAGAGGCCGCTCCCGATGAGCCATTGCTTGTCCCTGTGGCTCAACTTGAGGCGAAAGTTGGCGGGCAACCTGCCGAGATCGCCTCTGCGGGCCTCGTGCCCGGTAAGGCCGGGTTACTGCAGGTCAATCTGAAGATTCCTCAAATTGACCCCGGAGAACGAATCCTTGAAGTCTCCATCGGCGGAGTTCGCTCCAACTCGACGGTCCTGTCGGTTGGCGAATCGCAGTCGAGCGTCAGTCAGTCCGACGCGATTCGTTCCGGCTCGCGCCGTTGA
- a CDS encoding thioesterase family protein, with amino-acid sequence MSTRAPFAWRSRIRFVDTDASGRIHYTALFRHLEAAEDEFMRSLEFPYSEREPATLSYPRVHVEANYLAALTYDDPIYITVAVSKLGASSYTLEFNVYLEETSEVAASGIVTVVCMSTRTQKAHPLPDDLRDALSPHRV; translated from the coding sequence ATGTCGACCCGCGCTCCTTTTGCCTGGCGCAGCCGCATCCGCTTTGTCGATACCGATGCCAGCGGACGCATCCACTACACGGCTTTGTTTCGTCACCTGGAAGCCGCCGAGGATGAGTTCATGCGTTCGCTCGAATTCCCGTATTCGGAACGCGAACCGGCGACGCTCTCCTACCCGCGCGTCCATGTAGAAGCCAACTACCTGGCCGCGTTGACCTACGACGATCCCATCTACATCACGGTTGCCGTGTCGAAGCTGGGCGCCAGTTCGTACACGCTGGAGTTCAACGTGTATCTGGAGGAGACGTCGGAAGTGGCGGCCAGCGGCATCGTTACCGTGGTGTGCATGTCGACGCGGACCCAGAAGGCGCACCCCTTGCCGGATGACCTACGCGATGCTTTGAGTCCGCATCGGGTTTGA
- a CDS encoding phosphoglycerate kinase yields the protein MAKLSIRDLDLKGKRVFMRVDFNVPLAPGGQEITSDKRIKAALPTIKYALEQGAGLVLASHLGRPKGKPNPEMSLKPVAAKLAELLGKPVAFAPDCIGAEVEAMLPAPGQILLLENLRYHAEEEKNDPAFAQQLAKLGDVYVNDAFGTAHRAHASTEGIIAFLKPAAAGLLMEKELEYLFKCTQNPEHPCVGILGGAKVSDKIEVIQNLLKFVDRLLIGGAMAYTFMKAQGKPTGKSLVEEDKVELAKELLATSGDKLLLPVDHVVSAEFAENAPNEVVTEIPDGKMGLDIGPATAAEFAAVLKSAKTIIWNGPMGVFEKKPFDKGTVAVAMAVAESGALSVVGGGDSEKAVKSAGLSDKISHISTGGGASLEFLSGLVLPGVAALTDK from the coding sequence ATGGCTAAACTCTCCATCCGCGATCTGGATCTAAAGGGCAAGCGCGTGTTCATGCGCGTCGACTTCAACGTGCCGCTGGCGCCCGGCGGCCAGGAAATCACTTCCGACAAGCGCATCAAAGCGGCTCTCCCGACCATCAAGTACGCTCTCGAACAGGGCGCCGGCCTGGTTCTGGCCTCGCACCTCGGCCGTCCCAAGGGCAAACCGAATCCCGAGATGAGCCTGAAGCCGGTGGCCGCCAAGCTGGCTGAGCTCCTCGGCAAGCCAGTGGCTTTCGCCCCCGACTGCATCGGCGCCGAAGTCGAAGCGATGCTGCCCGCTCCGGGCCAGATCCTGCTGCTCGAGAATCTGCGCTATCACGCGGAAGAAGAGAAGAACGACCCCGCCTTCGCTCAACAGCTCGCCAAGCTTGGCGACGTCTATGTGAACGATGCCTTCGGCACGGCCCACCGCGCGCACGCATCCACGGAAGGCATCATCGCGTTCCTGAAGCCGGCCGCCGCCGGCCTGTTGATGGAGAAGGAACTCGAGTACCTCTTCAAGTGCACCCAGAACCCCGAGCACCCCTGCGTCGGCATCCTGGGCGGCGCCAAGGTCTCCGACAAGATTGAAGTCATTCAGAACCTGCTCAAGTTCGTCGACCGGCTGCTGATCGGCGGCGCCATGGCCTATACGTTCATGAAGGCGCAGGGCAAGCCCACCGGCAAGAGCCTGGTGGAAGAGGACAAGGTGGAGCTCGCCAAGGAACTGCTGGCCACTTCCGGCGACAAGCTGCTGCTGCCGGTGGATCACGTGGTGTCGGCCGAGTTCGCCGAGAACGCTCCAAATGAAGTAGTCACCGAGATTCCCGACGGCAAGATGGGTCTCGACATTGGCCCGGCGACGGCGGCCGAGTTCGCGGCGGTGTTGAAGTCGGCAAAGACGATCATCTGGAACGGCCCGATGGGCGTGTTCGAGAAGAAGCCGTTCGACAAGGGCACGGTGGCCGTGGCAATGGCGGTGGCCGAATCCGGCGCACTGTCGGTCGTCGGCGGCGGCGATTCCGAGAAGGCCGTGAAGTCCGCGGGCCTGTCCGACAAGATCAGCCACATCTCGACAGGCGGCGGCGCCTCGTTGGAGTTCCTCTCCGGCCTGGTCCTGCCCGGCGTGGCGGCTCTCACCGACAAGTAG
- a CDS encoding GxxExxY protein: MDTDTHGSESEITEAVIGAAFEVANVLGAGFLEKVYERALIRELGFRGVHAKSQVALPVRYKGQYIGEYVADLIVQERVIVELKCVEHFANEHLAQCINYLKASGLRVALLLNFQRSKVAWKRVVFDP; encoded by the coding sequence ATGGACACAGACACACACGGATCGGAATCCGAGATTACGGAAGCAGTGATTGGGGCTGCCTTCGAGGTGGCCAATGTTCTGGGGGCCGGGTTCCTGGAGAAGGTCTACGAACGGGCGCTGATCCGCGAGCTGGGGTTCCGTGGTGTGCACGCCAAATCGCAGGTCGCCCTGCCCGTCCGCTACAAAGGGCAGTACATCGGCGAGTATGTGGCCGATCTCATCGTTCAGGAGAGAGTGATCGTGGAGTTGAAGTGCGTGGAGCACTTCGCGAACGAACATCTGGCCCAGTGCATCAACTACTTGAAAGCTTCCGGCCTGCGCGTCGCCCTGCTCCTCAACTTCCAGCGATCGAAAGTGGCCTGGAAGCGCGTCGTCTTCGACCCGTAA
- a CDS encoding aminotransferase class V-fold PLP-dependent enzyme, which translates to MDRRRFVSSTVGALAVLQHDSVARAQSAVGAVSGRPADSVARDEDFWLNIRHAFTVDRNLINLNNGGVSPSPRMVMDTEKRYLEVENMSPSYYMWNVLDPGIETVRRRLAETFGCDPEEIAITRNASESLEIVQLGMDLKAGDEVLTTNQDYPRMITTWKQRERRDGIVLKQITFPVPPPSLDYLAHRIEENITPKTKVIHICHITNRTGQIFPVKKICQMARARGIEVVVDGAHAFAQFPFKHEDLDCDYYGTSLHKWVLAPIGTGMLYVRKSKIPKIWPMMAAPDQMVDNIRKFEEIGTHPASQRNAITEALTFHDSIGGERKAERLRYLRRRWSNRLRELPGVKILNSDDPEQSCGIGFIQVDGLDAPALAKYLMDKYRIWTVAIVTPGEYQGLRITPNVYTTLEEVDTFASVMEKVIRKGSIPA; encoded by the coding sequence ATGGACCGACGACGTTTCGTCTCCTCCACCGTGGGGGCGCTCGCTGTTCTGCAGCATGATTCTGTGGCGCGCGCACAGTCCGCGGTGGGGGCTGTTTCCGGCCGGCCGGCCGATTCCGTGGCCAGGGATGAAGATTTCTGGCTCAACATCCGTCATGCGTTCACTGTCGATCGCAACCTGATCAATCTCAACAATGGCGGCGTCTCTCCGTCGCCGAGAATGGTCATGGATACTGAAAAACGCTACCTCGAAGTAGAGAACATGAGCCCGTCCTACTACATGTGGAACGTGCTCGATCCGGGTATTGAAACGGTGCGCCGCCGCCTGGCGGAGACCTTTGGCTGCGATCCGGAAGAGATCGCCATCACGCGCAACGCGAGCGAGTCGCTGGAGATCGTGCAGCTCGGCATGGACCTGAAGGCCGGCGACGAAGTCCTGACTACCAACCAGGACTACCCCCGCATGATCACGACGTGGAAGCAGCGTGAACGCCGCGACGGCATCGTGCTGAAACAGATCACCTTCCCGGTGCCGCCGCCGAGCCTGGACTATCTGGCTCACCGCATCGAGGAGAACATCACTCCCAAGACCAAGGTGATCCACATCTGTCACATCACGAACCGGACCGGCCAGATCTTTCCCGTGAAAAAGATCTGCCAGATGGCCCGTGCGCGCGGCATTGAAGTCGTGGTGGACGGCGCCCACGCCTTTGCGCAGTTCCCGTTCAAGCACGAGGACCTGGACTGCGACTACTACGGCACATCGCTGCACAAGTGGGTGCTGGCGCCCATTGGCACGGGCATGCTCTATGTCCGCAAATCCAAGATCCCAAAGATCTGGCCGATGATGGCCGCGCCCGATCAAATGGTGGACAACATCCGGAAGTTCGAGGAGATCGGCACGCATCCGGCGTCGCAGCGCAATGCGATCACCGAGGCGCTGACATTCCACGACAGCATCGGCGGGGAGCGCAAGGCGGAGCGGCTCCGCTACCTGCGGCGGCGCTGGTCGAACCGTCTGCGCGAGCTACCCGGGGTGAAGATCCTGAACAGCGACGATCCGGAACAGTCCTGTGGAATTGGGTTCATTCAGGTGGACGGGCTGGACGCTCCGGCGCTGGCCAAGTACCTGATGGACAAGTACCGCATCTGGACTGTCGCCATCGTGACGCCGGGCGAATACCAGGGACTGCGGATTACGCCCAATGTTTACACAACGTTAGAAGAGGTGGACACGTTCGCCTCGGTGATGGAGAAAGTCATCCGCAAGGGCTCGATTCCGGCCTGA
- a CDS encoding BadF/BadG/BcrA/BcrD ATPase family protein — protein sequence MPEYFLGVDGGQSSTTALIGDETGRVLGMGRGGPCNHVSAAEARTKFMGAIGGCVNRARDAAGLPHDSAFAAACLGFSGGPVDKDALIAEMFQIGKRLVTNDAVIALAGAHAGQPGIITIGGTGSISYGRNSAGKFARVGGWGYVYGDEGGGFDITRQGLRAALRMEEGWGPETVLRALLLEATGAANANELMHKFYTPEFPRPKIAAMSQIVVRAASQGDEVATDILGEAAQQLAGITRAARLQLFTPEEVVPVAPIGGVFKSDTLLEEFRNRIELTNNMRLVTPAFGPAAGALLEAYQHAGLSVTLDGVPSEK from the coding sequence GTGCCCGAATACTTTCTTGGCGTCGACGGTGGCCAGTCGTCCACCACAGCGCTGATCGGCGACGAAACCGGCAGGGTGCTGGGCATGGGCCGAGGCGGTCCGTGCAACCACGTCAGCGCCGCCGAAGCCCGCACCAAGTTCATGGGCGCCATCGGGGGTTGTGTCAACCGGGCGCGCGACGCGGCCGGTCTCCCGCACGATTCGGCCTTTGCGGCGGCTTGCCTTGGCTTCTCCGGCGGCCCGGTGGACAAGGATGCGCTCATCGCCGAGATGTTCCAGATCGGCAAGCGTCTGGTCACCAACGACGCCGTCATCGCTCTCGCCGGGGCTCATGCCGGCCAACCGGGCATTATCACGATTGGCGGTACGGGCTCGATCAGCTATGGCCGCAACTCCGCGGGTAAGTTCGCCCGCGTCGGCGGATGGGGCTATGTCTATGGAGACGAGGGCGGCGGCTTCGACATTACGCGCCAAGGGCTGCGGGCGGCGCTGCGGATGGAAGAGGGATGGGGTCCGGAGACCGTCCTGCGGGCGCTGCTGCTGGAAGCCACGGGCGCGGCGAACGCCAACGAACTGATGCATAAGTTCTATACGCCCGAGTTTCCCCGTCCAAAGATCGCGGCCATGTCGCAGATTGTGGTGCGGGCGGCGTCGCAGGGTGACGAGGTGGCCACCGACATTCTCGGCGAGGCGGCCCAGCAACTGGCCGGCATCACGCGAGCCGCGCGGTTGCAGTTATTCACGCCAGAGGAAGTGGTGCCCGTGGCGCCCATTGGCGGTGTCTTCAAGAGCGACACCCTGCTGGAAGAGTTCCGCAACCGGATCGAGCTGACCAACAACATGCGGCTGGTGACGCCCGCGTTCGGGCCCGCCGCCGGGGCGCTGCTGGAGGCCTACCAGCACGCCGGGCTTAGCGTGACGCTCGACGGCGTCCCGTCAGAGAAATAG